The Stigmatopora argus isolate UIUO_Sarg chromosome 1, RoL_Sarg_1.0, whole genome shotgun sequence genome segment ttttatttttagtctcTCTATTTTCTCTCTATATCGTAACCCGttgcgtggcttggtttctttctatctatttatgtctaaaatgcctttcctgtatctgcattatccccctcttgctactgtgacaatgaaatttcccgaatacgggatgaataaagttatccaatccaaccacAATACCatcaaataatactaataaaaactcaaaatcctgccaaaatgaccaaCATTTTAACAACACACAAGCTAAagatttcagaaaaaaagggcaaaggctatatttttaaaaactgagcATTATGCCAAATATGCTAATGTATTATTGTTAGCAATGTTAGGCAGCAAGAACCGTGTTCCTAAATATAGTTAAgatgtaaaattaaaatgattcaaCTAAAACAAATTACTCAACAGTTAATGAAAATCACTTAAatgtttaaacaaatgaaaatgtatataGTTCACTGTCCAacttaaaaatgtaatgtacCTAAAAGGGAAAACATGAACACTGCAAGAAAATTCAACTTGAAGGAGAAAAGGTTTAAAGAGGCTTCATGCCTTCATGAATTCATTCTATTAGGAGCGCCATTTCTTTTAATTGAGTGATTCTGTCAAGTACCACTAGAGAGAGTTAAAGTACCACTTGTGCTAGACATTCAACACTTTAAAGAACATTGGTATGTCTGGTTCAAATTAGGCAGCAGCCAAACAGTAGCTATTGAGCAGGTTGGTTTTTGGACAACAAAAACGTCCAgttcaaagaaaataaaacgacAGGCACCGCATCTTGAGGGTCTTTTTATAAAATCTACAAATTCCAAGAAGgacagtgtcaaagtggcaatCATTTGACTGTTTAATTTGTGGCGGAAATGCGGTATGAATGAGTGCGCGTGCACAAATTGGAATGGAGTCGCACTTGTGGGGTGTTGTGAGCAGGAGTGCATCCCAGAGGTTGTTAGCAAGCCCAGCTGCCATAGTGTGGGTCTCCATTTTTCTGTCAGTGAGCTTGTTGAGCGCACGTTCTCCTGCCTCTGATTGAGGAAATCCGCTGACTGTTTGCTCTGTCCGCTGACATGAAACATCCCAATGGTTCCGCCGCCTCTCCCACAGGTCCTGTGCACTCGGGCTTTCCCATGAAGGCTTTAAATGTTTACTGCCTTGACATATTTATGGCTCTTTGATGGACCAGACAAGTACCACCGTGCAATACCACTGTAAATACAGGGCCGTAATGAACTACACCTTTTGGGAAGAAATGCCATTCACTCATCCGCTATGAAACATGAGGTCCTTGTATGAACACTTTGATTGCCCGTGAACTTAGACACGCCACCAAAGGCCGGGGCTGGTTTGTCGGAGACTGCAGTAGAACAAAACAGTTACGATCTGTATTGTTCTGTAATTTCATCTCAGGGATTTCCTCTTACCAGTAGAGTCTCGCCGCACACGCCCCCACCCATCCGATTTGCAGGCCGTCCATCATCCCGCCGCTGTCAGTGGGCCCTGCCAAATTCTTTGCCGCATGAAAACAATTGTGGCTGAATGTTTGAGGAGACATTACGGGCTCCGCAGACAGCCCACCCACCCCAAGCGACCCCCTGCTGAAAGTCACTTTGACTGGCTGGTTCTCAAACGTTGAAGAAAAGCACGCCAGGCCTCGGGCTACGACGCCATTCAAGGCCAAGAAACGTCAGATGGTGACCATGTACAGGTTTTTGTTCAGGAGGCCTTCTGGCAAGACGACAGCATGTTCAAGGTGAGCACCCGTGTGGGAATTGTAAGGATGACAGGGAGGAAAAGTACATCCTTCCTGTTTCTGGATAATCTATTTTATTTTCGAGTCTGCACTGACAGGGCCGTGATTTGTGCTGTCTTGGAGCTTTCCTCTCCACACTCCATGAACGAACGTCTTCTATGAGATGTTTACTTTCTTCTACTTCTTTCCAGCTGTTTAGGAAGTCTGTGTTGCAACATCATTCAATTATCTTTAAATGAAAGCATATTGGAGAAACTAGACAAAATTCAATATCGTGCACCAGAGTGAATAAAAATGAACGCTTCATGTGAAAACGTGAAGTTTATCGCGTTATAATCCGAAGTTCATCGCATTACAGTGTCAAACGAATTAAAACATGACTTTAATCACATTATAATATCAAACATATTATTTTAACACATACATTTTTTAAGGGAACTTCAAATTTACAACAAAAAATTATCACAGGCTAACGTGAAACATTACGTATGTTAAAACTTATTACAATATGAAAGTATTATTGAAatagaaaatgaaacatttaataTAAAAGTGCAAAATATTAGGGTTAAAGCATCAAAGTCCccttattaaaaaaaggttcTTAAATTTTGTGGTCTGGTGTCTCCTTCACAAAGGCTGGAATTTTATGAATGTTGGTGTGATTATTCTTAAATGTGTTTGTGAAGGTTTGGGTGATAGAAAGGAATgtataccaaaaaaatattctattgCTATTTTAAAATCCTGTGCTGTATATTACAGAAGATAGATTTTACATATAAGAATATTTTTTGCATGTCTACCCAGTGCCTTAACTTACTACGAGAGTAAGAAATGAGTGATATTCCTTATTCCATCATTTTGTTTCGTGGGGCCGCTTATAACTCGAAATCTGAAATCATCTTTCTCGATTGAACGGAATGAAAAATCAATTCACCTGTTCCAGCCTCCcacaaaagacaacaaaaaagtGATTATAACATGTGTAATAGCTGATTATAGTTTTACATGGACATAGCATTTGCGTTTGAACATCCtaaactcattagctgccattgacagtgatagatgccaatccatttgaaagggATCATTTACCGACATCCCTCCGAGTTCAAATGATTTGACGTCAATTTAAGTTCAAAAAAAGGCAATGAAGTACAGAGTTAGAACATCAAATCAACAAAGGCTTTCAGTTAGCAAGTCAACTGTGTTTTTCATTATGCGTTCGCATTTAGCCAGCTTGGTTTCATTGTTTCAAGTATTTATAATTGTCTTTGTTGTGATTTAGTTTTAGAGTAATCCAGTCTTTTAGATATGTTATAGAGGGATGCACTGGGTCAAAGTGCGCGCCCAGGGACACGAGTCAGTCAAGTCCGAACCTCGCCAGTCTGATCCATATCTTCACTTGTCAGATGAGCAACTCTGATTGTGCTTCCTACTTTGGCGCAATCCGAAATTTGGTGCCGGCCCTGAACGGACCCACCGGAGAGCTGTACATCTGGGTCCCAGCGCAGGATGATGTCAAGACTGGCGCTGACCCAAAGCCCGCCGCACAGAGGGTTACTCAGAGAGGTCGGCCGCACGTTGTTTTCCCTTCCTGTGCCTCGGTGACATCTTCCTGCCGGGGGGAGCCTCGGGGAGCCATTCGAAGGGAGCTTGGAGCACGGAGGACTTAGCGCAGCAAAATTCTACTTTGCCTGACACGGAGGAGGGGGGAGGGTTTAGTTTAGTGTTTGGACCCCCAGCATGCGACTGGAATTCCTTTTCCTCGCAGCCACCCTCAAGTTTTCCTCCATCCTTCTTAGTGGCAAATTAGTGGTGTGCTATAAAATTATATATGGAATTGTGTAGTACCCTTCAGCTTCAGTCTGCGCccgtagactttttcccaatgGAATTTATGCCAAGGGTCAGCAGAATTTCCTGGAACGATCTGAACACTCAGCTGCTCGGAGTTATTTTCAACTGGAAATTCTAAAATAAAGGAATGTAGTACATTAAGTACATTGTCAATCGGTTAAGCGCGGTCCTCAACAAAAATCTTTGGGTGTGTTAGGGAAATGGAGCACTGTTTTTAAGCTTGTGTTAGTTAGCAGACTACATCCTGGTTCAGAGAGGATGACAAGCAAAAGCAAGCAGATACATGAAAGCTTGTTAGACCCCTCAAAAGACATTGAAAATTGAAACATACGGTAACTTTGGTGGACAAAAGCTGAGGTTTTACTGAAATGGGGCCTCCACCCCCATTGCATTATCCCCCAAGTTTTATATTTTGGTCAGACCACCGTTTAACTGCAACTGTAACTGGTAGGTAATGAGACTTTCACATGAATTGTGGGGAATATTTTGGCTCAAGTGTCCATgcagaattattttaatttatttattttaattcttattataattttaatttatttaggcAGCCCGGTGGCTCGAGTGGTTAACATggcggccttacagctctggggtcctgggttcaaatctaggtcgatccacctgtgtggtgttagcattttctcctcgggcctgtgtgggttttctctgggtactccggtttcctcccacattctaaaagcatgcatggtaagctgattggacacactaaatcgcccctaggtatgagtgtgggcctgaatggttgtttgtctccttgtgccctgcgattggctggctgctgattcagggtgtccccagcatttggctcgaagtcagctgggattggctgcagcaccccccgcgaccctagtggggatgaagcggttcagaaaatgtatatatgtatttgaatgtatttatttgaatgtatttatttgaatgtatttatttgaatgtatttattttaatttaatttattttaatttaattctccaaaacatttttatttctttcagcAATCCTTACATTAACTTGTTGGTGTGTCTTGCACCAATGTTTTCTGTATGTGTATGTTCAAGATAACCAGGAACaaataaagggattattatcaaaATTGCAGGATGTGTTTGAAATTTAAAACAGAAGGGGTGATTAATTATTGGGGTACCAAGGACAAAAGTCAACGCTAGCAGGTCAGAAAAGATCTTTTAggataaatcaaaacaaataaaggAATAATCAAACTTGCAAGACCTACCTGTAATATGCAACGAAAGAGGTGATTAGGTTTTGGGGTAATGAGGTCAAAGTTGACAGAGGTCAGAAAGGGAATTACACGTTAACTTGTTTCACACTTAAAGGGAGTACCCACTTTaactgctttgaatttggctttcTCGGATTGCAcctttagtttgtttgttttgcaaaaaaaggacaACTGTATGAACACTGACGGTAAATGAGACAAGGGAGGCTCAAAGTTCTTTAGATGTTCTTACTTACATTGTTATGTGCTTGGAGTCAATTTTGGTGGCTGAATTTTCATTGTTCATTGATTTCTCCATTTGTGGGTACAGGATCTCATAAAGTTTATATAAATTCCTTCCGAAATGGCTTTGAAACTTTTTCTAGACTGATAGATTCCATTTCTGAGctgtatttaaatttgtttggatGATGTCTTCTTCTGGCTGACTTCATTTTATCAGATGGGTTTCATTTAAGTGATTTCTTTCTAAACTGCCTTTCTTGTGGCCAGTGAAAAAGAATTCAACTTTCCATaagataaaaaattaaaaatataactcGCCACACAGGAAAATAAACGAATAAACAAAAGGACACACACACTGAATAATTTGCTTCCATTATTTGAAAATTCCAATTTAAACATTGCATTTTATCTTTacttggaatacatttttttatgttacttACATTTGTcccacgatccttgtgaggatgagcggtacaaaaaatgaatgatccCGTTTATATTTGTTTGATGAAATTGGGAAAATTGGAGATTGGAGAAGAGGATAAGCACTTTTTAACAAtaccataaaatattttttccaatgttGCAGGAAGAATGATTTGTTGCTTTTAGGTTAAACCAttacaataattaaatacagAATAGCACAATTTTGCATCACTTGCTTGTAGTGCGAGAAAACAGGCTTTCACTTGTGACCTCTCACCCCATCTTTCCCTGTCCGTCGGGCCCACGGCAGTGATTTATCCCTCTGGCATACCAACAGCTGTGTTTGGGGGTTCCGACCAGAGTGAGGGCTACTATTTGCCATGACTAATCGATagcagacttaaaaaaaacaccaatcgCGAGTctgaggagagaaaaaaacacactgtCTTAATGACAGCGTAAACCTCACAGTTTTACTGTGCAACTTGCTTGAGAAACAAAATCAGTTGTGAGTGAAGCTGTTGGAAAATAAACACACCAAATCACacagtaacacacacacacacacaaccacacttCCAAAAAATAGAGTAAAGTTATTTTACTTTGAGACTAAATTATCTGTTTCAATAGTGTGTATTTTGAATTGATCATccagaaaatgtgaaaaattaaattaattctaATTCAGTTGACataccattttgaaaatgaaatgctGATGATTATAATACATAGTGAAAGCTGACATTTTCAAAGTCTTCACTTTCAATCAACGTTAATAAAGTCAAATAAAAGTTCATCAGGCTCCTTAAAATGAgattggcagaaaaaaaaggatgacagATTATTTGGACAAATTTAAGCTAAAGCTAAAACTATTTTGTAAGGAACCGTTTTTTTGTACAGGAATTGCTTTGGAACAGAAGGGATCTCTCTGGTAGTActacagtaaaaataaatagtttctaaaagaaagaaaacaaaaacaaaagaaataaaagacaaatacacaatctgataaaataaactttattcatttgttttccaaaaaaagaatgacaaaCGCTAAGTCTCCAATAAATGCACAGCATCTTTGAGGGGCTTATGCTTACATTTCTCGGTCAAGTATAAATACTGAAGTATGTGGGCTCGGATGTCAGCTCCAGCATGTGtttgtacatttgtgtgtgcgtgcgtgactCTTCCCTGAGAAAGTCTTTGAGGGTTTTCGGGTTTCTTGTCCTTTGCTGGTCAGTTCAGTCAGCGTCTCAGTCGCAGCTGGCCAAGTCTGCGCATCTTCAAACACTCGTTGCTGTCCTTGATTCGAGAACAAACAGATGGGGCTCAGTCATTAAGCATATCATGAcatgtcctttttttgttgtcctGCTGTAGTTGATCAATTTTATATATCACCGCCTTTTATAAAGCTACATTTCAGACTCGAATGCCTTGTCAATAATAATGAATGCATAGCACAATACCTCTTACTGTGTATATGACCTTACTAATATATCGGCTGTAATTGATGGTATAGCCATCAAATCTGTTTTAATTGGAAGTGActtcatttatttaatgaaaatgattccaaagaagaagaaataatCACATACATTTGTAAAGCTTGTTGAAGctattatttaaaaacacaCCTTGGACAAATTATTTAATCCGATAAATATCTAATCGTAGTACGTAATACAAGCCAAATGCTAAATTTTCAGGTGgagaaaatggctaaataaattttaaaataatataattctaGAGTCCCTTATTAGTAGTTCAATATTGATGACAACATTTTCCAATAGATGGAACTACCACCTACGGTTCTTGGGTGCAAAAGAATCCTTGAAATACATTTccgtctttttttcccagtgtccatactgattgtgtttttttgttatttgctttttgttgttgttttttactgcAGAACAAATCTACCCATCAGTACAAATAAAGTCAAATTGAACTTAAAATAATAGAATTCTCAATCATGCAAGTACTCGCAAGGAAAACAACAGTGCGGCCGCAAATTGTCCCGCAGACCGTACGTTGCTTACCACAGATTACCATGGGACACATGGTTTGGacagaaataaaagaaatgtcAAATTCCCTGAATTTTGTGCATTTTGAGAAAGTGAGGTAATGTCATTGAGAGCAGGCAAATGGCCTGAACGTGCTTTTTGCACACGCCAGATTGAGGATTTGCACGTGTGTcttgaagagaaatatttctaATCCTGTGAtttatgaaaaacattttttttttgctaaaacagACAATAAAATATCGTAAATACCACAGACTTCCTGACTAAAGATTAAATTATAGATACATgagatacattttattttaaagcaatGAAATAATACGTTgataagaaatatttctcttcagtGTCGACTGGATTTCaaagtgttttgtttgtttgtttgtttttttgtttttgtttttgatttacCCCTTTTCTCTGGTTGCTCAAGCAGAAAGTGCAGATGGTCCTCGGCTGCTTGGCGCTCTTGTCCCCAGCTGCCTGCGCGTGGACCGCGTCGATACACGGCTGACCATCCGCGCAGCCGTCCTCGAGGAGAAGCACGTTGGCCAGGTGGGAAATGTAGCTGGAGGCCAGGCGCAGGGTCTCGATCTTGGACAGCTTCCTGTCCTCCGGCTCTGTGGGGATGAGGGTCCTGAGGGCCGTGAAGGCGCTGTTGACGCTCTGGGTCCGGCCGCGTTCCCTGGCGTTGGCCGCACTGCGCTGCTTCATCACCCCCGGGCTGCCGGAGTCGCCGTCCGCGGGGATCCTGGCTCGTTTCACGCCACCGCCGATGCCGCAGTACAGTTGGCCCGAGCTGTCGTCGCTCTCGCTGCGGTTGTCGTCGTCCTCGGACGCGATGTGCACGTCGGAATAGAAGCGCGAGGCCACTGGGCGCAGCATGGCAAACGTCATGTTTCGGGTCCTCGAGGTGTGGGGGGCAACTCTACATGTCAACACACGGCTCTACATGACTACACGTGGAGGGGAGCTTACTGGGGATGAGTTCACTCGACTGTGGCCAAAGTGAGGGCTCGACTAATGGAATTAATGGTGTGGGCTGGACTTCCCAGTCCCTATGGGAGGGGGGTGTGGTGGTTTGGACTGGTATAGTAGTGTCACCATTGTATACACTCTATACGTATTATtggtattatcattattattatcgttattattattattattattattattactattattatcattattattattgatcttctgaaccgctttaccctcaaaGGGTAgtaggggttgctggagcccatcccatctGACAttgggccacaggcgggggacaccctgaattggtggccagtcaatcgcagggcacaaggagacaaataactattcactctcacactcatacctaggggcaatttagagtgtccaattagcctactatgcatgtttttggaatatgggaggaaaccagagtatctggagaaaacccacgcaggcccaggaagaacatgcaaactccacacaggtggaccgacctggattggaacccaggaccccagagttgtgaggccgatgccGTCGAGCCGCCGGGGTGccatatgattattattattatttatatgagATAATGTACTGTCATATCTCTCtaaatatgtagtatatatttgTCGTTAATTAAGTCCTAAATatgtttgcctcacagttctgagatcgaaggttcgatctcaggttcgtcctcactgtatggagaTATTGAGTATTTCAAGTCAGAAAACAACAGCCCTTCAAGTGTGATGTTACCTATAGAGAAGCAAAGTAGGCCATGTAAATCACCAGTTTCATGATGGTAGCGCATCTGACTCACAGTTCCGGGTTTGAGGGTTCCCTCCAGGTGGGTTCTGACCAGGGGTGACCAACTCcgatcctcgagagcccctattcaGTTTGTttcccatgtctccctccaccaacacacctgaatcaaataatcagaatCGGTATGAAGCCTCTGGACAGCCAGCTGATGagttgatgatttgattcaggtgtggtagaggagggagatatggaaaacagactggataggggccctcgaggaccagagttggccacccctggtccagactgtatggagtttgcacgttctccccaggcttgtgtgggttttctctgggtactctggtttcgaTTGACAAGGatcactggcagccaatgagttaaaggacTTAGGTCTTCTAAAGTTAGGGTGGAGTTAAATTCAACTTAAATTTTATTGTAAGATTTTTCAAAGGTCAGTCCTAAAATTTGCAGTTCCAATAAAATGTCAACAGAAAGTTTTCTGACCGTTTACAAGCAGTTGGGTTCACAGAAGGAGAAAGTGAAATGTGAGTAAACAAACAGTGAACAGATGATCCTGGAATGTCCAGTGTGTATTTACTTGCTTGCACCAggtgcaaaaagaaaacaacaaagtgGCAAAGGGATGATTTAGTGGCAGTGTGTTCCTTCGGAGCCCTTTAAGAAGATTCAAACTGCAACTTTGTGGTGGAATAATTGACAATTTGATTACATTCCAAAAAgttcatttgaaagaaaatgactTAGGGTTTGTATTTGTGGAACAGTAGTCCTATGGATACCTGAATGATCTCTGATTTTGTCCTACTTGACGAAAAAATATTTCCAgatgaaaaaatgtaattaacaatcGTTTCTttacacaaaaataataataataaatcactgCTGGAAGCTCATATTGGTTATCTTCAATCTAATCATTCACTGTAACAAACAAAATTATCTCTATATTATTCTCGACTTTTAGGTGAATGTACAGACTAACAAATCCCTGTAGATGGCAGCCTCGTAATACTTTGGATTTAAGATCAGTAGTAGTATAGCTTTTGagtggaaaacaaaaattaGAGGGCTAATCTTCACTCGTCAAATCCAATAAAAGTGGATATAAATGCCATTATGTTTGACAGTGGACAAGTTTATGTACCTCACATTGGAAAAGATGGTTCAATAGAGCACGGAAGTAGAAAGTGAATTGTGACTTTGACTCACATTGTGCACCCATAAATTCTCTACTTGTGCTCCAAAGGTTTCAGATTAAGTGCTGTGTTCctagaaaaaaagactttataTTGTTGTTTAACTTGAACACTCCACTATCTGGCCTCATAGGCAAAGTTGCTAAGATGGTTTCAGGTCGCAGTGCGGATTGTGTTTCAGTTTCTTATAGTTTTTTTAGTGTGCTAACTTCAAGTTGAAGGGAGGAAAGTTGTAAGCCTATCTTTCCTAAGGAGCTGTGAATTGTTATTGAGCTCATTTCCAGAAAGAAGATCCATTTATCTCAGTGATGAGGATGCACCCGTTCGGGTTCACCACCCACTGAGTCTTTATTGATGATCTGTCTGAGTCGCAGAACAAAGAGGAACATGTTCTCCTGCAATTTAACTGGCTTCCTACTGGCCTCGGTTCTTCTACTCGAAAAAGGTTCAGAGTCGGATTGAGGCGCTTTGCCAGTTCTCTGCTATTAAGCAACAgattttgaatttgtttcacattgtaGAGGACCCAATGTGTGGGTGTTATCTCAGCCCACTTGCTTTCATCCAGTTGCCTACTGCTGATGACACATTTGCATCATGTCACCACCAAGCTGTTTACTATTGAAACCCAATcctacacaacaacaacaacaacccaaaAACAAAGTTAACAGTAACATTTAACTATTCACTGATACATATTATTGACAATTGTATAAATAAGTATACCTTGAAATtgtgattaaaatgtgtttgtttaacTTACTCATGTTTCAACATCAGATGGCATGTTTGTCGCTCCACACATTTCACAACAACGTTAACGGGAAAAAAATTCCCAGCTGTCCATATTGTTTAGACAAAGATGGCTTTTTGGGGTTTTATTGGCAGCTGTGTCCAGGGTTTCCAAAATGTAAAGACTGTCTCAAGACCAATCACATCGTAAAATCTGTCTAgttcaataaataaaatccaaattgtGCCCTTGTGTCCAACATAAGAATTTCTCAAAAGTAGCCTAAATTTTATCAAGCCACCCAATTCAGTTCTCTCCCACCTGAGTTTTGGAAAATAGCCCAATTAATCAGAAATCTGGTTAATCTGGTAACACTGTCTCCCATACAGAATAGAAGCTATGGACATGCATAGTACTACATTTTTCAAGCACTATTTCATCTCTTAGATTGCACTTagatttcatttattcattcattttctggaccccttatactcacaagggtcgccggggctgcttgagcctatccacaggcaccaggcgggggacaccctgaatcattgCCTTgccccagccaatcacagggcacaaggagatggacaaccattcacgctcacactcatacctaggagcaatttagagtgttcaaccagcctaccctgcatgtttttgggatgtaggagggaACAGGAgtagctggagaaaacccacacaagttcAGGAAGAACATGGTATTGAACTCTcaaccccagatctgtgaggccaatgcgctaaccactatgctgcccccccccccccccccccacttagATTTAgccaaataagaaataaaaaaagtaa includes the following:
- the tcf15 gene encoding transcription factor 15 isoform X1; amino-acid sequence: MGNKLNRGSRGSELVTPGQNPPGGNPQTRNLASRFYSDVHIASEDDDNRSESDDSSGQLYCGIGGGVKRARIPADGDSGSPGVMKQRSAANARERGRTQSVNSAFTALRTLIPTEPEDRKLSKIETLRLASSYISHLANVLLLEDGCADGQPCIDAVHAQAAGDKSAKQPRTICTFCLSNQRKGDSNECLKMRRLGQLRLRR
- the tcf15 gene encoding transcription factor 15 isoform X2, whose translation is MTFAMLRPVASRFYSDVHIASEDDDNRSESDDSSGQLYCGIGGGVKRARIPADGDSGSPGVMKQRSAANARERGRTQSVNSAFTALRTLIPTEPEDRKLSKIETLRLASSYISHLANVLLLEDGCADGQPCIDAVHAQAAGDKSAKQPRTICTFCLSNQRKGDSNECLKMRRLGQLRLRR